Sequence from the Fusobacteriaceae bacterium genome:
AAAAAGTTCTCTTAAATCCAATGTTTATCCCGGAACAGGCGGAGGAAAGATGCCACTGATATCGAGTTTTTATGGAATATTGATCTATCTGTATAAAGAAGTCGGGACTGTTCATAAAACACCGCATGTACACGCCTCTTATGGGGAATACGATATGGCGATCGATTTTGACGCCAATGTATTAGCGGGAGAATTGCCCAGAAAGCAGCAAAAATATGTTGAGGCGTGGATATTGTTGCATCAGGATGAATTACGAGCGGCTTGGAAAGCGTATTCGGAATTTGGGGAACTGATTAAGATAAGGGGGTTGGAATAATATGAGACCGCGAGCAGTTTCAGTGAGACCCATTGATAACTATCAACTGGAAGTAGTATTCTCCAATCACGATCGGGGTATATTTGATGTCAAGCCGTATATGCGATTCCCGGCGTTCAAAGATCTTGCCGCGTGTTTTGATACCGTGCATGTGGCCGGTCTTTCCGTCACTTGGAGTAACGG
This genomic interval carries:
- a CDS encoding DUF4160 domain-containing protein, with translation MPLISSFYGILIYLYKEVGTVHKTPHVHASYGEYDMAIDFDANVLAGELPRKQQKYVEAWILLHQDELRAAWKAYSEFGELIKIRGLE
- a CDS encoding DUF2442 domain-containing protein, producing the protein MRPRAVSVRPIDNYQLEVVFSNHDRGIFDVKPYMRFPAFKDLAACFDTVHVAGLSVTWSNGADICPDELYYGCKLINDRSISEKEPPLLKN